From Streptomyces sp. HUAS MG91, the proteins below share one genomic window:
- a CDS encoding transposase family protein — MPFGFAATRTHKLTPGQKEANRVLAVGRAPVEHGFAHLKNWRILTKLRTNPARATHLRRALLVLTNLEVNR, encoded by the coding sequence GTGCCCTTCGGCTTCGCCGCCACCCGCACCCACAAGCTCACCCCGGGCCAGAAGGAAGCCAACCGTGTCCTCGCCGTCGGGCGCGCACCGGTCGAGCACGGCTTCGCCCACCTCAAGAACTGGCGGATCCTGACCAAGCTCCGTACCAATCCCGCCCGCGCCACCCACCTCCGGCGTGCACTGCTCGTTCTGACGAACCTGGAAGTCAACCGCTGA